From the Lathyrus oleraceus cultivar Zhongwan6 chromosome 4, CAAS_Psat_ZW6_1.0, whole genome shotgun sequence genome, one window contains:
- the LOC127136013 gene encoding cullin-1, producing the protein MSSFEPRIDFEEGWNYVQKRIKKLLNNLEGLPDTHLSSEDNIMIYTNIYNICTRDCSKQVYDKYKEVIYDYIRSTVLPSLQGKKDELLLRELLKRWSNHKTMTNRLSKFFLYLETYYLPKNSLQETSFLSFYDLVYDKLNRQVMDTILAMIDRKLVGETIDETLFNNMLVFYLEIGEKTRKEEPKHCAKTMMKANGTFYMHVEASD; encoded by the exons ATGTCAAGCTTTGAACCGAGAATCGACTTTGAAGAAGGGTGGAATTATGTGCAGAAACGCATCAAGAAGCTCCTGAACAATCTAGAAGGCTTACCTGATACTCACCTCAGTTCTGAGGATAACATAATGATATACAC AAACATCTACAATATTTGTACACGTGATTGTTCCAAACAAGTGTATGATAAGTACAAAGAAGTGATTTATGACTACATCAGATCAACT GTTTTGCCATCTTTGCAAGGAAAGAAAGATGAACTCTTGTTAAGAGAATTGCTGAAAAGATGGTCAAATCATAAAACTATGACCAATCGCCTCTCAAAGTTTTTTCTGTATCTTGAAACTTACTATCTCCCAAAGAACTCTCTTCAAGAAACTAGCTTCTTATCCTTCTATGACTTG GTTTATGATAAATTGAATAGACAAGTAATGGATACAATATTAGCAATG ATTGATCGGAAACTTGTTGGAGAGACTATTGATGAAACGTTGTTCAATAATATGTTGGTGTTCTATTTGGAGATTGGAGAAAAGACAAGAAAAGAAGAACCAAAACATTGTGCAAAAACAATGATGAAAGCTAATGGAACATTCTACATGCATGTCGAAGCTTCAGATTAG